One region of Dokdonia sp. 4H-3-7-5 genomic DNA includes:
- a CDS encoding outer membrane beta-barrel protein, with amino-acid sequence MKKIVLSIIFFAFLCSTQLFAQGVRFGFKAGLSVSEISNLEYTIVNTGLDGDPAIAPFNSIDEGRYGFAVAFLAEIPVTNKLSFQPEFAFASQGNKYEGVRYDFLQIPLGLRLNLNRLFLIAGPQAGLKISFFEQSENYKSFDFSAFGGLGYHFNESIFVEARFTKGFLEVFEDDAAVRLPYTPGEGDPQADNNSLVNGDNFLVNGSGTNQYITLSIGYRL; translated from the coding sequence ATGAAAAAAATAGTACTATCTATCATCTTTTTTGCATTTTTATGTAGCACACAGCTTTTTGCACAAGGCGTACGTTTTGGCTTTAAAGCAGGATTGAGTGTGAGTGAAATAAGCAATCTTGAGTACACTATCGTAAATACAGGTTTAGATGGTGACCCTGCTATTGCGCCATTCAATTCTATAGATGAAGGTCGCTACGGATTTGCAGTTGCATTTCTTGCAGAAATTCCAGTAACTAACAAATTAAGCTTTCAGCCAGAATTTGCTTTTGCATCACAAGGAAACAAGTATGAAGGTGTTCGTTATGATTTTCTACAAATTCCTTTAGGATTACGTCTTAACCTTAATAGACTTTTTCTTATTGCAGGACCACAAGCAGGGCTTAAGATTTCATTTTTTGAGCAATCAGAAAATTACAAATCATTTGACTTTTCTGCATTTGGTGGTCTAGGATATCACTTTAACGAGAGCATCTTTGTAGAAGCTCGCTTTACTAAAGGATTCTTAGAGGTTTTTGAAGACGATGCAGCGGTACGTTTACCATATACACCAGGAGAAGGAGATCCACAAGCAGATAATAATAGCCTTGTGAATGGAGATAACTTCCTTGTAAATGGATCAGGAACTAATCAATACATTACATTGAGTATAGGGTACCGTTTATAA
- a CDS encoding porin family protein, with protein MKKSLFFITGLFLLSFSCINAQVTSGFKAGLNIADVNGLSFNNDGSASADRIENQLDGKRTSYFVGFLVDIPISEKLSFMPEFIFSQQGKNLESFRLDYLNLPLGLKLNLSNLYINAGPQVGVKVWDPNKSGIFSNFEASAFGGLGYIFDSNIFIEARYTYGLTDIFQDDNNFTFDNTGNIRFSGLEGKNVVIQLGIGYRL; from the coding sequence ATGAAAAAATCATTATTTTTTATTACGGGATTGTTTCTTTTATCTTTTTCTTGCATCAATGCGCAAGTTACTTCTGGATTCAAAGCAGGTTTAAATATTGCTGATGTAAATGGATTATCCTTCAATAATGATGGCAGCGCTTCGGCAGATAGAATTGAAAACCAACTTGACGGTAAGCGCACAAGTTATTTTGTAGGTTTTTTAGTAGATATTCCTATCTCAGAGAAATTAAGTTTTATGCCAGAATTTATCTTCTCACAACAAGGAAAGAATTTAGAAAGTTTTCGCTTAGATTACTTAAACCTTCCTTTAGGATTGAAACTTAATTTAAGTAATCTGTATATTAATGCTGGACCACAGGTAGGTGTAAAAGTATGGGATCCTAATAAGTCTGGAATATTTTCAAATTTTGAGGCCTCAGCATTTGGAGGTTTAGGTTACATCTTTGATTCTAACATTTTTATCGAAGCAAGATATACTTATGGTCTCACAGATATCTTTCAAGATGATAATAATTTTACTTTTGATAATACTGGAAATATTAGATTTTCAGGTCTAGAAGGTAAAAATGTAGTGATTCAACTAGGAATAGGCTACAGACTTTAA
- a CDS encoding Ppx/GppA phosphatase family protein has protein sequence MLTIKKYAAIDIGSNAVRLLIANIIEQEDGPTLFRKNALVRVPIRLGEDVFINGEISAKNQERMEDAMKAFRLLMNAHQVLEYRACATSAMRDARNGFAFAKALKKKTNITIDIIDGEEEAKIIAATDLNSFIKEDRTYIYVDVGGGSTEITIYYMGSMIASRSFKIGTVRLLNDLVSQEDWEIMQKWIALKCENYDHIDLIGSGGNINKVFKLSAKKPGKTLSYLFLTQLYKELKTLSYEERIVKLSLNPDRADVIIPALHIYLQAMKSSKAKQIIVPKIGLADGIIKSLYHANNS, from the coding sequence GTGCTTACCATAAAAAAATATGCCGCAATAGACATAGGTTCTAATGCAGTACGTCTACTCATCGCAAACATCATTGAGCAGGAAGATGGTCCTACGCTATTTAGAAAAAACGCGTTAGTTCGTGTGCCTATTAGGCTTGGAGAAGACGTTTTTATTAACGGGGAGATTTCTGCAAAGAACCAAGAGCGCATGGAGGATGCCATGAAAGCTTTTAGGTTACTTATGAATGCTCATCAAGTGCTAGAATATAGAGCTTGTGCTACGAGTGCGATGAGAGATGCTCGCAATGGTTTTGCTTTCGCGAAAGCGTTAAAGAAAAAAACGAATATTACCATAGATATCATAGACGGCGAGGAAGAGGCAAAAATTATAGCTGCCACAGATCTTAATAGCTTTATAAAAGAAGACCGAACCTATATTTATGTAGATGTAGGAGGAGGAAGTACAGAGATAACCATCTATTATATGGGTAGCATGATTGCATCTAGATCGTTTAAAATAGGAACTGTACGCTTATTAAATGATCTCGTATCTCAAGAAGATTGGGAAATTATGCAGAAATGGATTGCTTTAAAATGCGAAAACTATGATCATATTGACCTAATAGGATCTGGAGGAAATATAAACAAGGTGTTTAAGTTAAGTGCAAAAAAGCCAGGGAAAACTTTATCATACCTCTTCCTTACTCAATTATATAAAGAACTAAAAACTTTAAGCTATGAAGAGCGAATTGTAAAGCTGTCTCTCAACCCAGACCGTGCAGATGTAATAATTCCAGCATTGCATATTTATTTACAAGCAATGAAATCATCAAAAGCAAAACAGATAATCGTTCCAAAAATTGGACTTGCAGATGGTATTATCAAGAGTTTGTATCATGCTAACAATTCATAA
- the ppk1 gene encoding polyphosphate kinase 1: MTQTDENRYINRELSWLQFNARVLQEAADENVPLIERFRFLGIFSNNLDEFFRVRYATVRRIVDAGKTGRKALGVYSAEELLEKITEIVIEQQTESLKILEDIYKKLEKENIYMLTEDEITLPEHKTFIKDFFTDQVSLAVETIILREDVELPRIQDLDAYLMVKMVLSDTKKPLYALLEIPSTIDRFVVLPQVDGKDYIMMLDDLIRYNLDTIFSIFDYDSITAHMIKITRDAELDIESDLGKSFLEKLTRSVKGREDGEPVRFVFDKTIEQETLQFLLSKLGIERIDSIIPGGRYHNRKDYMNFPTFGRKELYYPSVKPLPIAGISLEDNLLAKVAKKDFLQYTPYQSFSYTIKFLREAALDPKVRSIKITIYRLAKLSSIASALINAAQNGKEVTVQIELRARFDEESNMRYAKKMQNEGVRLIFGVPGLKVHSKVCVIDREEEGKIVRYGFISTGNFNHSTARIYTDYTLFTANKEILKDLSKLFNFFDTNYIVNKYKHLVVAPHYSRNKMYRLIQEQIEVVKNGGNGLIRLKLNSISNYEIIDKLYEASNAGVKIEMIVRGVCCLIPGVPGMSENIKIISVIDKFLEHTRVYIFGEPGWEKVFISSSDWMSRNLDNRVEVTVPIYDEDVKKEIIETHEIAWSDNVKARVLNKEMDNRYKKDDKPAIRSQFATYDYYVNKLSQL, encoded by the coding sequence ATGACGCAAACAGACGAAAACAGATATATAAACCGTGAGTTAAGTTGGTTACAATTTAACGCTAGGGTATTGCAAGAAGCTGCAGATGAAAATGTACCACTTATTGAGCGTTTTCGTTTTTTAGGTATTTTTTCAAATAACCTAGACGAGTTCTTTAGAGTACGATATGCTACTGTGCGTAGAATTGTAGATGCTGGTAAAACAGGAAGAAAGGCCTTAGGAGTTTATTCTGCCGAAGAGTTACTTGAAAAAATCACTGAGATTGTAATAGAACAGCAAACAGAAAGCCTCAAGATTCTTGAGGATATTTATAAAAAGCTAGAGAAAGAAAACATTTACATGCTCACCGAAGATGAGATTACACTTCCGGAGCATAAAACATTTATTAAAGACTTCTTTACAGATCAAGTATCTCTCGCTGTAGAAACCATTATCCTACGTGAAGATGTAGAGCTGCCACGTATTCAAGATCTTGACGCCTATTTAATGGTAAAGATGGTGCTTTCAGATACAAAGAAGCCGTTATATGCACTTTTAGAGATTCCAAGTACGATAGATCGTTTTGTAGTGTTGCCGCAAGTAGATGGTAAGGATTACATCATGATGCTAGATGATTTGATTAGGTATAATCTTGATACCATTTTTAGCATTTTTGATTATGACAGTATTACTGCTCATATGATTAAAATAACACGTGACGCAGAGCTAGATATTGAGTCTGATTTAGGTAAGAGCTTTTTAGAAAAACTCACTCGAAGCGTAAAAGGACGAGAAGATGGGGAACCTGTGCGCTTTGTTTTTGATAAAACAATTGAGCAAGAAACGTTACAGTTTCTACTTAGTAAATTAGGTATAGAGCGCATAGATAGTATCATTCCTGGTGGGAGATATCACAACAGGAAAGATTATATGAACTTCCCGACCTTTGGTAGGAAAGAGCTCTACTACCCAAGTGTCAAGCCATTACCTATTGCGGGAATAAGCTTAGAAGATAACCTACTAGCTAAGGTCGCAAAGAAAGACTTCTTGCAATACACACCTTACCAGAGCTTCTCTTATACTATCAAATTTTTAAGAGAAGCAGCACTAGATCCTAAAGTGAGATCTATAAAAATTACTATCTATAGACTTGCAAAATTATCAAGTATCGCAAGTGCACTTATTAACGCAGCCCAAAATGGAAAAGAAGTAACGGTACAAATAGAGCTGCGAGCACGTTTTGACGAAGAGTCGAACATGCGCTATGCAAAGAAAATGCAAAACGAAGGTGTACGTCTCATCTTTGGTGTGCCTGGTTTAAAAGTTCATAGTAAAGTCTGTGTGATTGATAGAGAGGAAGAGGGTAAGATAGTACGTTATGGTTTTATAAGTACAGGAAATTTTAACCACTCTACGGCCCGTATTTATACAGATTACACACTCTTTACAGCAAACAAGGAAATATTAAAGGATTTAAGCAAGCTCTTCAATTTCTTTGACACCAATTATATAGTAAATAAATATAAGCATCTCGTAGTAGCACCACACTACTCAAGAAATAAGATGTATAGGCTTATTCAAGAACAAATAGAGGTTGTAAAAAATGGTGGAAACGGTTTAATACGATTAAAGCTCAATAGTATCTCTAATTATGAAATCATTGATAAGCTTTACGAGGCGAGTAACGCTGGTGTAAAGATAGAAATGATTGTACGTGGTGTATGTTGTTTGATTCCTGGGGTACCAGGAATGAGTGAGAACATTAAAATTATTAGTGTCATCGATAAATTCCTTGAACATACTAGAGTCTACATCTTTGGAGAGCCAGGATGGGAGAAGGTATTCATTTCTTCATCAGACTGGATGAGCCGTAACCTTGATAATAGGGTAGAAGTTACAGTCCCTATTTACGATGAGGATGTCAAGAAAGAAATAATAGAGACACATGAGATTGCGTGGAGTGATAACGTAAAAGCACGTGTACTCAACAAAGAGATGGATAACAGATACAAAAAAGACGATAAGCCAGCGATAAGATCACAATTTGCTACGTATGACTATTATGTAAATAAACTCTCTCAATTATAG
- a CDS encoding SixA phosphatase family protein: protein MKTLYLVRHAKSSWKFDVIDHERPLNERGLNDAPAMADHIASTMPKPDLMMSSDALRAKTTAVYFAKAYGIDDREIQLDYKMYDFAGADLVEVIRNVSDEVNCLMVFGHNNAMTNVVNTYGNETIDNVSTAAFTAITFDIDSWKNLKQGKTIYYKAPKEL from the coding sequence ATGAAAACACTCTACCTCGTAAGACACGCAAAATCAAGTTGGAAATTTGATGTTATAGATCATGAGCGACCGCTCAATGAAAGAGGCTTAAATGACGCACCCGCGATGGCAGACCATATTGCGTCAACAATGCCTAAGCCAGATCTTATGATGAGTAGTGATGCTTTAAGAGCAAAAACAACTGCTGTATACTTTGCAAAAGCATATGGTATCGATGATAGAGAAATACAGTTAGACTATAAAATGTATGACTTTGCCGGAGCAGATCTCGTTGAGGTGATACGTAATGTGAGTGATGAAGTTAATTGTTTAATGGTTTTTGGGCATAATAATGCAATGACTAATGTGGTTAATACTTATGGAAATGAAACTATAGATAATGTATCTACAGCTGCGTTTACAGCAATAACTTTTGATATTGATAGTTGGAAAAATCTCAAACAAGGAAAGACGATTTATTACAAAGCTCCTAAAGAATTATAA
- the pdxH gene encoding pyridoxamine 5'-phosphate oxidase — protein sequence MNRDLHDYRKSYEKGELLLENSALNPMDQFKTWFKEVEDAGGVAEPNAMTVATLGTDGFPKSRIVLLKELDADGFVFYTNYTSEKGESIAHHNKVGISFFWPNLERQVIIKGDIEKVSTERSDTYFNARPKDSQLGAWVSDQSSVIAGREVLEDKMKALKVTYEGKDIPRPAHWGGYIVKPVSIEFWQGRPSRLHDRIRYRLENDQWIKERLAS from the coding sequence ATGAACAGAGACTTACACGACTACAGAAAATCATACGAGAAAGGCGAGTTGCTATTAGAAAACTCGGCTTTAAACCCTATGGACCAATTTAAAACTTGGTTTAAGGAAGTTGAAGACGCAGGAGGCGTTGCCGAACCGAATGCGATGACTGTTGCCACGTTAGGAACAGACGGTTTTCCAAAATCAAGAATTGTTCTTCTCAAAGAACTAGATGCAGATGGGTTTGTTTTTTATACAAATTATACAAGCGAGAAAGGGGAGAGTATAGCTCACCACAATAAGGTGGGAATTTCTTTTTTCTGGCCTAATCTAGAGCGTCAAGTGATTATCAAAGGTGATATAGAAAAAGTAAGTACAGAGCGCTCTGATACTTATTTTAATGCTAGACCAAAAGATAGTCAGCTAGGTGCTTGGGTTTCTGACCAAAGTAGTGTGATTGCAGGAAGAGAAGTGCTGGAAGATAAGATGAAGGCACTTAAAGTAACTTACGAAGGAAAAGATATACCACGTCCAGCACACTGGGGTGGTTATATTGTAAAGCCCGTATCTATAGAGTTCTGGCAAGGAAGACCGAGCCGTTTACATGATAGAATACGCTACAGACTAGAAAACGACCAGTGGATTAAAGAAAGATTAGCCTCGTAA
- a CDS encoding ribonuclease Z translates to MSSNLHLTILGCYAAAPSSFKNPTSQVLDIRNHLFLIDCGEGTQVALRRNKIKFSRIKHIFISHLHGDHFFGLMGVITTFSLLKRTAPLTIYGPKGLKEIILLQLKITQGFTSYPLQFVEITSKEPTVIYEDDEVMVTTIPLKHRIYTNGFYFQEKPGERKLDINACLNYEIDKAYYSKIKQGGDITLDDGTLIPNDKLTFDPSKPKSYAYCSDTAYKEPIATQIKGATVLYHEATFLESHAHLCKPTGHSTAAQAAQIAEKAEVESLVLGHYSIRYGDLNLFAEEARPHFENVLLGDDGKEFTF, encoded by the coding sequence ATGTCTAGCAATCTACATCTTACCATTTTAGGTTGTTATGCAGCAGCGCCCAGCTCTTTTAAAAATCCTACCTCACAAGTTTTAGACATACGCAATCACTTATTTCTTATAGATTGTGGAGAGGGTACACAGGTTGCACTGCGCCGTAACAAGATTAAGTTTTCTCGTATAAAGCACATATTCATATCGCATTTACACGGAGATCACTTTTTTGGACTAATGGGAGTGATTACCACCTTTAGTCTTCTTAAAAGAACAGCACCGCTCACTATTTATGGTCCTAAAGGGCTTAAAGAAATTATACTCTTACAATTAAAAATCACGCAAGGATTTACAAGTTATCCTCTGCAATTTGTAGAGATCACAAGTAAAGAACCTACGGTTATTTATGAGGATGATGAAGTGATGGTAACCACAATACCGCTTAAACATCGCATTTATACAAATGGCTTTTACTTTCAAGAAAAGCCAGGAGAGCGTAAACTAGACATAAATGCCTGCCTTAATTATGAGATTGATAAGGCTTATTACTCAAAAATTAAGCAAGGTGGTGATATTACCTTAGATGATGGAACGCTTATCCCTAATGATAAGCTTACCTTTGACCCATCTAAGCCTAAGAGCTATGCATATTGTAGTGATACTGCTTACAAAGAGCCAATAGCCACACAGATTAAAGGAGCTACCGTGTTATATCATGAAGCAACTTTTTTAGAAAGTCACGCACATCTGTGTAAGCCTACGGGTCACAGTACTGCGGCACAAGCAGCACAGATAGCCGAAAAGGCAGAGGTGGAAAGCTTAGTATTAGGTCATTACTCCATAAGGTATGGAGATTTGAATCTATTTGCAGAAGAAGCTAGACCTCATTTTGAGAATGTCTTATTAGGAGACGATGGTAAAGAATTTACATTTTAA
- a CDS encoding aspartate carbamoyltransferase catalytic subunit: protein MSELSVNHLLGIKYINEADIDLIFKTADHFKEVINRPIKKVPSLRDITIANLFFENSTRTKLSFELAEKRLSADVINFSAAASSVKKGETLIDTVNNILSMKVDMVVMRHPNPGAGVFLSKHIKASIVNAGDGAHEHPTQALLDSYSIRERLGDVAGKNVVIVGDILHSRVALSNIYALKLQGANVKVCGPKTLLPKYIESLGVEVELDLRKALEWCDVANMLRVQNERMDISYFPSTREYTQQYGVNKKLLDSLDKQIVIMHPGPINRGVEITSDVADSEHAIILDQVQNGVAVRMAVMYLLASKIKQ, encoded by the coding sequence ATGAGCGAGTTGAGTGTCAATCATCTGTTAGGAATCAAGTACATAAACGAGGCAGATATTGATCTTATTTTTAAAACGGCAGATCACTTTAAGGAAGTGATCAATCGCCCTATTAAAAAGGTGCCATCACTGCGTGATATTACTATTGCAAATCTCTTTTTTGAAAATAGTACACGTACAAAATTGTCTTTTGAGCTTGCAGAAAAACGTTTAAGTGCAGATGTAATTAACTTTTCGGCAGCAGCATCATCTGTAAAGAAAGGTGAAACACTCATTGATACCGTAAATAATATTCTATCCATGAAGGTAGATATGGTAGTTATGAGACACCCTAATCCTGGAGCTGGCGTATTTCTATCAAAACATATCAAGGCAAGTATTGTAAATGCTGGAGATGGTGCACATGAGCACCCTACACAAGCATTACTGGATAGTTATTCTATAAGAGAACGTCTAGGTGATGTAGCAGGGAAAAATGTGGTGATTGTAGGAGATATTTTACACAGCCGTGTTGCGCTATCAAATATCTATGCGCTTAAGTTGCAAGGAGCAAACGTAAAAGTATGTGGTCCAAAAACGCTATTGCCTAAATACATAGAATCACTAGGAGTAGAAGTAGAGCTAGATTTACGCAAAGCGCTTGAATGGTGCGACGTGGCAAATATGCTTCGCGTGCAAAATGAGCGAATGGATATTAGTTACTTTCCAAGCACAAGAGAATACACGCAGCAATACGGAGTGAATAAGAAGTTACTAGATTCTCTAGATAAGCAAATTGTAATCATGCACCCAGGACCTATAAATCGCGGTGTAGAGATTACGAGTGACGTAGCTGACTCAGAACATGCAATCATCTTAGATCAAGTACAGAACGGAGTTGCAGTGAGAATGGCAGTAATGTATCTACTTGCATCAAAAATCAAACAATAA
- the pyrR gene encoding bifunctional pyr operon transcriptional regulator/uracil phosphoribosyltransferase PyrR: protein MSQKVLLTATEINIILNRLACQLIENHTDFKNTVLIGIQPRGVYLAERIKKLLTTDYGIEAIKLGYLDITFYRDDFRRSEKTLEANKTKIDFVVEDKKVVFIDDVLYTGRSINAALTAVQSFGRPEEVELLCLIDRRFSRHLPIQPDYKGRQVDAINDEQVKVCWEENDGEDTVYLVKS from the coding sequence ATGAGCCAAAAAGTACTTCTTACTGCGACAGAGATTAACATCATTCTCAATCGTCTGGCTTGTCAACTCATTGAAAATCATACTGATTTTAAAAATACCGTTCTTATTGGGATACAGCCTCGCGGCGTTTATCTAGCAGAACGTATCAAGAAGTTGCTCACCACAGACTATGGCATTGAGGCTATCAAGTTAGGTTATCTAGATATTACGTTTTATCGTGATGATTTTCGCCGTAGCGAGAAAACACTAGAAGCAAATAAGACCAAAATAGACTTTGTAGTAGAGGATAAGAAGGTGGTCTTTATAGACGACGTCTTATACACTGGACGTAGCATAAACGCTGCTCTTACTGCTGTTCAGAGTTTTGGGAGACCAGAAGAAGTAGAGTTATTATGTCTTATAGACAGACGTTTCTCTCGTCATTTACCTATCCAACCAGATTATAAAGGGCGTCAGGTAGATGCTATAAATGATGAACAAGTGAAGGTGTGCTGGGAAGAAAATGATGGAGAAGACACCGTATATCTAGTAAAAAGCTAA
- a CDS encoding glycoside hydrolase family 13 protein: MLQTQKWWKEGIVYQIYPRSYRDTTGNGIGDLRGIIEKLDYIASLGVDIIWLNPIYDSPNDDNGYDIRDYRKIMAEFGTMADFDELLAGMKARGLRLVMDLVVNHCSDENEWFKESRTSRDNPYRDYFHWWPAEKGTPPKRWSYFDVEENAWQYDKQTDAYYLHYFAVKQPDLKWENPKVRAEIYDMMHFWFKKGVDGFRMDVIPFISKDTSYPEIDAKEPHEYIAYYANGPKVHDYLNELNNEVISKYDAFTVGEGPGISIDDALDFVHEERKEMDMFFHFDLMSLDRAPGEVFKMRDGGYSLPEFKKVFTDWDAAFAKAGWGSLFLANHDFPRTVSRWGNDTPEHWKNSATLLQTFLLTMRGTPYFYQGDEIGMTNVCFTDIEDYRDINTINRYETVKKRGGDLEAFMDSEQHAARENARTPMQWDNTENAGFTSGTPWINVNSDYKTGVSVKDQLNKKDSILSYFKQIVAVRKKYPALVYGAYECIKPENEQVYCYTRTLESDRFLVLLNFSEDTAHFSLPLTVGYNRKIKVISNDKIIDDRTFKEFTLRPWQAIVYRLQN; encoded by the coding sequence ATGCTACAAACTCAAAAATGGTGGAAAGAAGGAATTGTATACCAGATTTACCCTAGATCTTATCGCGATACGACGGGTAACGGCATAGGTGACTTACGCGGAATCATAGAAAAACTAGATTACATCGCTAGTCTAGGGGTAGACATTATCTGGCTCAACCCTATTTATGATTCGCCTAATGATGATAATGGTTATGACATACGTGACTACCGTAAAATTATGGCAGAGTTTGGCACTATGGCGGACTTTGACGAGTTACTTGCAGGCATGAAAGCCAGAGGACTGCGTTTAGTGATGGATCTTGTAGTTAATCATTGTAGTGACGAGAATGAATGGTTTAAAGAAAGTAGAACATCTCGTGATAATCCTTACCGAGATTACTTCCACTGGTGGCCAGCGGAAAAAGGAACACCTCCAAAAAGATGGAGCTACTTTGATGTAGAAGAAAATGCATGGCAATACGACAAGCAAACAGATGCCTATTACTTACACTACTTTGCGGTAAAGCAGCCCGACCTCAAATGGGAAAACCCAAAAGTGAGAGCCGAAATATATGATATGATGCACTTTTGGTTTAAAAAAGGCGTCGATGGTTTCCGTATGGATGTAATTCCCTTTATAAGCAAAGACACAAGCTACCCCGAAATTGACGCAAAAGAACCTCATGAATACATTGCATATTATGCAAATGGCCCCAAAGTGCATGACTACCTCAACGAACTCAATAATGAAGTAATCTCAAAATACGATGCGTTTACGGTTGGTGAAGGCCCAGGGATAAGCATTGATGATGCACTGGATTTTGTTCATGAAGAACGCAAGGAGATGGATATGTTTTTCCACTTTGACCTTATGAGCTTAGATCGTGCACCTGGCGAAGTATTTAAAATGCGTGATGGCGGCTACTCCTTACCTGAATTTAAAAAAGTATTTACTGACTGGGATGCGGCATTTGCAAAAGCCGGCTGGGGATCATTATTTCTAGCAAATCATGATTTCCCTAGAACGGTAAGCCGCTGGGGTAATGACACTCCAGAACACTGGAAAAATAGCGCTACCCTCCTTCAAACGTTTCTCTTGACCATGCGCGGTACTCCATATTTTTATCAAGGCGATGAGATTGGGATGACTAACGTATGCTTTACAGACATAGAAGATTATCGAGATATCAATACTATAAATAGGTATGAAACAGTAAAGAAAAGAGGCGGAGATCTTGAGGCTTTTATGGACAGCGAGCAACATGCTGCTAGAGAGAATGCACGCACTCCCATGCAGTGGGACAATACAGAAAACGCTGGATTTACAAGCGGCACCCCGTGGATAAATGTAAATAGTGATTACAAGACAGGTGTGAGTGTAAAAGACCAACTCAATAAAAAGGATTCTATACTCTCCTACTTCAAACAGATTGTTGCTGTGCGTAAAAAGTACCCAGCGCTTGTTTATGGCGCTTATGAGTGTATCAAGCCAGAAAATGAGCAAGTATATTGCTACACACGAACGCTGGAGAGCGATCGCTTTTTAGTGCTCTTAAACTTCTCTGAAGACACAGCACACTTCTCACTGCCACTTACTGTAGGCTATAACAGAAAGATCAAAGTGATTTCTAATGATAAAATTATAGATGATAGAACCTTTAAGGAGTTTACCCTTCGCCCATGGCAAGCTATTGTATATCGTTTGCAAAACTAG
- a CDS encoding LysE family translocator, whose protein sequence is MIESLIAFLAATALLAFSPGPDNIYVLTQSVANGSKSGLATTAGLISGCIVHTTLVAFGLSAVIAASPFLFFAIKTVGAMYLLYLAFKVYRSDASINLADGAPKKSYTALFKQGVIMNILNPKVTIFFLAFFPGFLWDPEGNTVYQFYVLGLLFMLESSVIFGSIALVAGKISHVLRTNKNAGVVLKWLQIIVFIGIAVYIFIDD, encoded by the coding sequence TTGATAGAATCTCTCATTGCTTTTCTTGCAGCAACAGCATTGCTTGCGTTTTCGCCAGGGCCAGATAACATCTATGTACTCACTCAAAGTGTTGCAAATGGAAGTAAATCGGGACTAGCAACCACCGCAGGGTTAATATCTGGATGTATTGTACATACTACACTCGTTGCTTTTGGACTATCGGCAGTGATTGCTGCTTCGCCTTTTCTGTTTTTTGCAATTAAAACGGTAGGAGCAATGTACTTGCTTTATCTAGCCTTTAAAGTATACCGTAGCGATGCGTCAATTAATCTCGCAGATGGTGCTCCAAAAAAGTCATACACAGCCCTTTTTAAACAAGGTGTGATTATGAATATTCTTAACCCTAAGGTGACCATATTCTTCTTAGCATTTTTCCCAGGATTCTTATGGGATCCAGAAGGAAACACGGTGTATCAATTTTATGTCTTAGGATTGCTGTTTATGCTAGAATCCTCTGTCATTTTTGGGAGTATCGCACTCGTAGCGGGTAAAATCTCTCATGTACTTCGCACTAATAAGAATGCAGGAGTTGTTCTAAAGTGGCTCCAGATTATCGTTTTTATAGGGATTGCTGTTTACATTTTTATAGACGACTAG